A genomic segment from Gracilinanus agilis isolate LMUSP501 chromosome 1, AgileGrace, whole genome shotgun sequence encodes:
- the ID4 gene encoding DNA-binding protein inhibitor ID-4, whose product MKAVSPVRPSGRKAPSGCGGELALRCLAEHSHSLGGSAAAVAAAAAARCKAAEAAAEEPSLCLQCDMNDCYSRLKKLVPTIPPNKKVSKVEILQHVIDYILDLQLALETHPALLRQQPPPPPPLHHPSSGSCPAGPPRTPLTALNTDPAGAVNKQGDSILCR is encoded by the exons ATGAAAGCAGTGAGTCCGGTCCGCCCCTCGGGCCGGAAGGCACCGTCGGGCTGCGGCGGGGAGCTGGCGCTGCGCTGCCTGGCGGAGCACAGCCACAGCCTGGGCGGCTCGGCGGCGGCCGTGGCCGCGGCGGCTGCAGCGCGCTGCAAAGCGGCAGAGGCAGCGGCGGAGGAGCCGTCCCTGTGCCTGCAGTGCGATATGAATGACTGTTACAGCCGCCTCAAGAAACTGGTGCCCACCATCCCGCCCAACAAGAAAGTCAGCAAAGTGGAGATCCTGCAGCACGTTATCGACTACATCCTGGACCTGCAGCTGGCGCTGGAGACGCACCCGGCTCTGCTGAGGCAGcagccgccgccaccgccgccgctgCATCACCCCTCCTCCGGGAGCTGTCCCGCCGGACCTCCCCGAACCCCGCTCACAGCCCTCAACACCGACCCG GCTGGTGCTGTTAACAAACAAGGGGACAGTATTTTGTGCCGCTGA